One window of Quercus robur chromosome 12, dhQueRobu3.1, whole genome shotgun sequence genomic DNA carries:
- the LOC126710420 gene encoding chloroplast stem-loop binding protein of 41 kDa a, chloroplastic, with protein MATLAFSSSLLLSSPPSKFSSPSLSPLLPRFSLSHSSALSSSLSITPSSLTYPTPSKRFALSALSVRASAEVKKKVLIVNTNSGGHAVIGFYFAKQLLGSGHEVTILTVGEESSDKMKKPPFNRFSEIVSAGGKTVWGDPAEVGKVVGGAAFDVVLDNNGKDLDAVRPVIDWAKSSGVKQFLFISSAGIYKPTDELPHVEGDVVKADAGHVGVEKYIAEVFGIWAIFRPQYMIGSGNNKDCEEWFFDRIVRDRPVPIPGSGMQLTNISHVRDLSSMLTLAVEKPDAANSRIFNCVSDRAVTLDGMTKLCAQAAGRPVNIVHYDPKAVGIDAKKAFPFRNMHFYAEPRAAKDILGWQGTTNLPEDLKEQFDEYVKIGRDKKPITFEIDDKILESLKVPVAV; from the exons ATGGCCACTCTTGCTTTCTCATCCTCTCTCCTCCTCTCCTCTCCACCTTCCAAATTTTCATCACCTTCACTTTCTCCTCTTCTTCCACGCTTCTCTTTGTCTCACTCCTCtgctctctcttcctccctctccATTACTCCATCTTCTCTCACATACCCCACACCTTCCAAACGCTTTGCTCTCTCTGCCTTGAGTGTCAGAGCTAGTGCTGAGGTGAAAAAGAAGGTCCTCATAGTTAATACCAATAGTGGTGGACATGCGGTTATTGGCTTTTATTTTGCAAAACAGCTTCTCGGTTCTGGCCATGAGGTCACAATACTGACTGTTGGTGAAGAGAGCTCTGACAAGATGAAGAAGCCTCCATTTAACAGATTCTCA GAAATTGTGAGTGCTGGAGGTAAGACAGTGTGGGGGGACCCGGCAGAAGTTGGGAAGGTTGTGGGAGGAGCAGCATTTGATGTGGTGTTGGACAACAATGGCAAGGACTTGGATGCTGTGAG GCCTGTGATAGATTGGGCCAAGAGTTCTGGTGTAAAGCAATTTCTGTTCATCAGCAGTGCCGGAATCTATAAGCCAACTGATGAGCTACCTCATGTCGAAGGG GATGTAGTTAAAGCTGATGCTGGTCATGTTGGAGTGGAGAAATACATTGCAGAGGTTTTCGGTATTTGGGCAATATTCCGTCCACAATACATGATTGGATCTGGAAACAATAAAGATTGTGAGGAATGGTTCTTTGATA GAATTGTTCGGGACAGGCCAGTTCCAATCCCTGGCTCTGGAATGCAACTCACAAACATCTCTCATGTTAGGGACTTGTCCTCTATGCTTACTCTAGCTGTCGAGAAACCAGATGCTGCAAATAGTAGGATTTTCAACTGCGTAAGTGACCGTGCAGTGACTCTGGATGGAATGACCAAACTATGTGCTCAAGCTGCTGGTCGTCCGGTTAACATTGTTCATTATGATCCCAAAGCTGTTGGAATTGATGCAAAGAAAGCTTTTCCTTTCCGGAACATG CACTTTTATGCAGAACCAAGAGCTGCTAAGGACATTTTGGGTTGGCAGGGCACCACAAATCTTCCTGAAGATTTGAAGGAGCAGTTTGATGAGTATGTAAAGATTGGAAGAGACAAGAAGCCCATAACATTTGAGATAGACGATAAGATATTAGAATCGCTCAAAGTACCCGTGGCTGTATGA
- the LOC126710419 gene encoding RAN GTPase-activating protein 1 codes for MDSATQTFQHRSLPIKLWPPSQSSRLMLVERMTKNLTTPSIFSRKYGLLSKEEAEEDAKHIEDIAFATASQNFEKEPDGDGSSAVQIYAKESSKLMLEVLKRGPRIKEDREVMIANETIFDISGGRRAFIEADEAEELLQPLRGPNSYTKICFSNRSFGLDAAHIAEPILLSIKDQLTEVDLSDFIAGRPEAEALEVMNIFSSALEGSVLRYLNLSNNAMGEKGVRAFESLLRSQRDLEELYLMNDGISEEAARAVCELIPSTEKLRVLHFHNNMTGDEGAIAISEMVRSSPALEDFRCSSTRVGSEGGVALSEALGTCTHLKKLDLRDNMFGVEAGLALSKAISVFADLTEVYLSYLNLEDDGAESLANSLKDSAPSLEVLDMAGNDITAKAAASLAACIAAKQFLAKLNLSENELKDEGAILISQALEVGHVQLNEVDLSANSIRRAGARLLAQAVVHKPGFKLLNINSNFISDEGIDDVKDIFKNSPNMLGPLDENDPEGEDLDEEAEEDGADNEDELESKLKNLEIKRNE; via the coding sequence ATGGATTCGGCAACACAAACTTTCCAACACCGCTCATTGCCAATCAAATTATGGCCCCCTAGCCAGAGTTCAAGGTTGATGCTTGTAGAACGAATGACCAAGAATCTTACAACTCCATCCATTTTCTCGAGAAAGTATGGCCTGTTGAGTAAAGAAGAGGCAGAGGAGGATGCCAAACACATAGAAGATATTGCTTTTGCAACTGCAAGCCAAAACTTTGAGAAGGAGCCAGATGGTGATGGGAGTTCTGCAGTGCAAATTTACGCCAAGGAATCAAGTAAACTTATGTTGGAAGTCCTTAAAAGAGGCCCCAGAATAAAGGAGGATAGAGAGGTTATGATAGCTAATGAAACAATCTTTGATATATCTGGAGGTCGCAGGGCTTTTATTGAAGCAGACGAGGCTGAGGAGCTTCTACAGCCATTGAGGGGACCAAACTCATATACTAAGATTTGCTTCAGCAATAGAAGTTTTGGCTTGGATGCTGCTCATATTGCTGAGCCCATTTTGTTATCCATTAAGGATCAATTGACCGAAGTAGACCTATCAGATTTTATTGCTGGAAGACCTGAGGCAGAAGCTCTTGAGGTCATGAATATATTTTCTTCAGCATTGGAAGGTTCTGTTTTGAGATATTTGAACCTTTCAAACAATGCCATGGGCGAAAAAGGTGTTAGGGCATTTGAGTCACTTCTAAGGTCACAGAGAGATTTGGAAGAGCTTTATTTGATGAATGATGGTATCTCAGAGGAAGCTGCAAGAGCAGTTTGTGAACTAATTCCCTCCACTGAGAAGCTTAGGGTTCTTCATTTTCACAACAACATGACTGGAGATGAAGGGGCAATTGCTATATCTGAGATGGTGAGAAGTTCTCCAGCATTGGAGGATTTCCGGTGTTCTTCTACAAGGGTAGGCTCTGAAGGGGGAGTTGCCTTATCTGAAGCACTAGGGACTTGTACTCATTTAAAGAAGCTTGATTTGCGTGACAACATGTTTGGTGTAGAAGCTGGACTTGCTTTAAGTAAAGCTATATCTGTCTTTGCAGATCTTACTGAGGTTTATTTAAGTTACCTCAACTTGGAGGATGACGGGGCAGAATCCCTTGCCAATTCTCTCAAGGATTCTGCGCCATCACTTGAAGTTCTGGATATGGCTGGAAATGACATTACTGCCAAAGCTGCTGCTTCTTTAGCAGCCTGTATAGCAGCAAAACAATTTCTCGCCAAGTTGAACTTATCTGAGAATGAACTGAAGGATGAGGGTGCAATTCTGATCAGCCAGGCATTGGAAGTGGGCCATGTCCAACTAAATGAAGTTGATCTCAGTGCAAATTCAATTAGAAGGGCTGGGGCAAGGCTCTTGGCACAGGCTGTTGTGCACAAACCTGGATTTAAGTTACTAAATATCAACTCTAATTTCATATCTGATGAAGGGATTGATGATGTTAAGGATATATTTAAGAATTCCCCTAATATGCTTGGGCCCTTGGATGAGAATGACCCTGAAGGAGAAGATCTTGATGAGGAGGCTGAAGAGGATGGTGCTGATAATGAGGATGAATTGGAATCAAAACTCAAGAACCTTGAAATCAAGCGAAATGAATAG